The nucleotide sequence CCCTGCAGGGCCGCCACCAGCGCCGCCGGCGCGGCCTCACCCTGAACCGGCACCGGCCACAGGTAAACCGGCGCCAGCGGAAACCGCCGCGCCAGGGTGGTCAGTACGTCCTGGACCGCGGCACCGGTGGCGGAGGTGATGAGGCCGATGGCGCGGGGTACCGCGGGGATCGGCCGCTTGACGGCCTCGTCGAACAGGCCTTCGGCGGCCAGGCGACGCTTGAGGTCTTCGAAGGCCCGCAGCAGCGCGCCCTCGCCGGCCGGCTCCAGATGCTCGCAGATCAACTGCAGGTCGCCGCGCGCGGTGTAGAAGCTCACCTGTGCGCGCACCAGCACCTGGTCGCCGTTCTGCGGTGGCGGCCGCACGTGCAGGTTGGCGCCGCGGAACATGGCCGAGCGCAGCTGCGCCGAGCCGTCCTTGAGGGTGAAATACCAGTGGCCGGAGGCCGGACGCGAAAGGTTGCTGATCTCGCCCTGGACCCAGACCCGCGGAAAACTGTCCTCGACCACGCCACGCAGCAACTGCGCGAGTTCGGAGACGGCGTAGACCGTACGCGGGGGAGTGCCAAGCATTTTCGTATAATAGCTTTTTGCCGGAGCGCGACCCCCCATGACTTCCCGGATTGCACGAGAAGCCCTGACGTTCGATGACGTCCTCCTCCAGCCGGCCTATTCCGAAGTACTGCCGCGCCAGGTGGATACCTCTACCCAGCTGACGCGGCATATCCGCCTGAATGTGCCGCTGTTGTCCGCCGCCATGGACACCGTGACCGAGAGCGGCCTGGCGATTGCCATGGCGCAGGAGGGCGGCATGGGCATTGTCCACAAGAACCTGCCGCCGGAAGCCCAGGCGCAGGAAGTCCGGTCGGTGAAGAAGCACGAGTCCGGCGTCATCGTCGACCCGATCACCGTCGACCCGACCATGACCATCGGCGAGGTGTTGCAGCTCACCCGCGCCAACAAGATCAGCGGTGTTCCGGTGGTCGATGGCGACGATCTGGTCGGCATCGTCACCGCCCGCGACCTGCGCTTCGAGACCCGCTTCTCCGAACCGGTGTCGCGCATCATGACGCCGAAAGCCCGGCTCATTACCGTGCAGGAAGGCGCCTCCCGAGAAGAAGTCCTGCAGAAGCTGCATGAGCACCGCATCGAAAAGGTGCTGGTGATCAACGGCAACTACAAGTTGCGGGGGATGATCACGGTCAAGGACATCCAGAAGTCCACCGACCACCCGCTGGCCTGCAAGGATGAACGCGGCCGCCTGCGGGTGGGCGCCGCCGTCGGCACCGGCGCCGACACCGACGAGCGCATCGCGCGGCTGGTGGAGGCCGGCGTGGACGTGGTCGTGGTCGACACCGCCCACGGCCATTCCAAGGGCGTGATCGAGCGGGTGCGGGCAATCAAGCTGGAACACCCGGAATTGCAGGTGATCGGTGGCAACATCGCCACCGGCGACGCGGCCCTGGCCCTGGCCGATGCCGGCGCCGATGCGGTGAAGGTGGGCATCGGCCCCGGGTCCATCTGCACCACCCGCATCGTCGCGGGTGTCGGCGTGCCGCAGATCAGCGCGGTGATGGCGGTCGCCGAGGCGCTCAAGGCGCGCGGCATCCCGCTGATCGCCGATGGCGGCATCCGCTATTCCGGTGACTTCGCCAAGGCGATCGCCGCAGGCGCCTACGCGGTCATGGTGGGCTCTATGCTGGCCGGCACCGAAGAGGCCCCCGGCGAGGTCGAGCTCTACCAGGGCCGGTCCTACAAGAGTTACCGCGGCATGGGTTCGCTCGGCGCCATGGCGCAGGGTTCGAAGGACCGCTACTTTCAGGACACCACCGCCGAAGTCGAGAAACTGGTGCCGGAGGGCATTGAAGGCCGAGTCCCCTACAAGGGATCGATGGCCGCCATCGTTCACCAGATGATGGGCGGCCTTCGCGCCTGCATGGGCTATACCGGCTGCGCCACCGTCGACCTGCTCCGCACCCAGGCCAGCTTCGTCAAGATCACCGGCGCCGGCATCCGCGAGTCCCACGTCCACGACGTGGCGATCACCAAGGAAGCGCCGAACTACCGGATTGACTGAAAAGCCGGGAATCGGAAATGGTGAATCGGGAATCGTAAAGGCCACCGACCGCTCGCTTCTGACGATTCCCGACGCACGATTCCCGATTCCCGAACGCATGAATATCCATACCGACAAGATCCTCATCCTCGACTTCGGCTCGCAGTACACCCAGTTGATCGCGCGCCGGGTGCGCGAGCTGGGGGTCTATTGCGAACTCCACCCCTGGGATATGGCGGATGACGACATCCGTGCTTTTGCCCCCAAGGGCGTGATCCTGTCGGGCGGGCCGGAGTCGGTGCTCGACGCCGGTTCGCCACGGGCCGCCGAGGCGGTGTGGGCACTGGGCGTACCGGTGCTGGGCATCTGCTACGGCATGCAGACCATGGCCGTGCAGCTGGGGGGCACGGTGGCACCGGGCACGGTCAAGGAATTCGGATATGCGGAGATCCGCGCCCATGCTCACTCGCCGCTGCTCAACCAGATCGAGGACCGCGTCAATTCCGAGGGCCACGGCCTGCTCGACGTGTGGATGTCGCACGGTGACCACGTCGACGCACTGCCCGAGGGGTTTGTCCGCATCGCCTCGACCAAGGATGTGCCGCTGGCGGGCATGGCCGATCCGGCGCGCCACTACTACGCGCTGCAATTCCACCCGGAAGTCACCCACACCCCGCAGGGCGGGCGCATCTACTCGCGCTTCGTGCACGACATCTGCGGCTGCGGCAACGCCTGGACGCCGGACAACATCATCGACGATGCCATCGCCCGGGTCCGCGAGCAGGTGGGCAATCGCAACGTGTTGCTGGGACTCTCCGGCGGCGTCGATTCCTCGGTGGTGGCGGCGCTGCTGCACCAGGCGATCGGTGACCAGCTGACCTGCGTGTTCGTCGACCACGGCCTGCTGCGGCTGGACGAAGGCGACCAGGTGATGGCGGTGTTCGCCCGCAACCTGGGTGTGAAGGTGATCCGCGTCAACGCCGAAGCCCGCTTCATGTCGGCGCTGGCCGGCGTCGATGACCCGGAAGCCAAGCGCAAGATCATCGGCCGGCTGTTCGTCGAGGTGTTCGACGAGGAGGCCGGCAAACTGCCCGATATCGACTTCCTCGCCCAGGGCACGATCTATCCGGATGTCATCGAATCCGCCGGCGCCAAGACTGGCAAGGCGCACGTCATCAAGAGCCACCACAACGTCGGCGGCCTGCCGGCGCACATGAAACTGAAGCTGGTGGAGCCGCTGCGCGAGCTGTTCAAGGACGAGGTGCGCAAGATCGGCGTGGAGCTCGGGCTGCCGCGCGAGATGGTCTACCGCCACCCCTTCCCGGGCCCCGGCTTGGGCGTCCGCATCCTCGGCGCTGTCACTGCGACCGCCGCCGAGACCCTGCGCCGTGCCGATGCCATCTTCATCGAGGAACTGCGCAAGGCCGACTGGTATGACAAGACCAGCCAGGCCTTCGCCGTGTTCCTGCCGGTGAAGAGTGTCGGCGTCACCGGCGATGGCCGCCGCCACGAGCCGGTGATTGCGCTGCGCGCGGTGCAGACCATCGACTTCATGACCGCCCAGTGGGCCCACCTGCCCTACGAACTGCTGGATGTCTGCGCCCGCCGCATCGTCAACGAAGTCCCCGGCATCTCCCGCGTCGTCTACGACATCTCCGGCAAACCGCCGGCGACCATCGAATGGGAGTAGCCCCCCCGAACAGCGTGCAGGGTCCCACGCACAGCGTGGGATGCTAGCGTCGTGAGGGGGGCCCTAGCGCACCGACCGAGCCAGCAAATGACCCCCTTCGCTAGAGCACAACACAGCGTGCAGTGCCCCGCGCGCAGCATCGGATGCTAGCGTCGTGAGGGCCCCCCTGCCGCAGCACCCTGCCGCACCATGATTGACGACGACAGCCGCTGGATGGACCACGCTCTGCAGCTCGCCCAGCGGGCCGCGGCCGAGGGTGAGGTACCGGTGGGGGCGGTGCTGGTAAAAGACGGCGACATCCTCGGCGAGGGCTGGAACCGGCCGATCGGCCTGCATGACCCCTCCGCCCATGCCGAGATGCTGGCATTGCGGGCCGCCGGCGCACGGATCGGCAACTACCGCCTGCCGGGCACCACCCTCTATGTCACCCTCGAACCCTGCGTGATGTGTGCCGGGCTGATCACCCACGCGCGGGTGCAGCGGCTGGTGTTCGGCGCCGCCGACCCCAAGGCCGGCGCGGTTCACTCGTTGTATGACGTGATCGGCACGCCGCGTCTGAACCATGTGGTGGAGTGGACCGGCGGCGTACGCGAGCCCGAGTGTGCGACGCTGTTGCGGGATTTCTTCCGCGCGCGCCGGGGGCGTTAGCCTTACTGGATGCCACCGTCCAGCAAGGACACCAGTTCGACATGGCCACGCTCGCGGGCGATGTCGGCCGCGGTCTTGCCATCTTCGGTTTTCGCCGAGCGGTCGATGCCGCGGGTGAGCAGCAGACGGCACAGCCCGGAGAAGCCCCGTGCCGCCGCCAGGTGCAGGGCATTCACGCCGCTGCCGCCGACATGATCGACCTCGGCGCCAAATCCCATCAACAACGGCGCCAGCTGTTCCCCGGCAGCACCGGCCAGTGCGGCGTGCATGGGGGTATTCTGCATCGGGTTGTCGCTGATCGAGTCAATCGGCGCACCCAGGCCCACCAACACCAGCACGGCATCACGGCGCCCGAAGAAGGCGGCGAGATGCAGGGGCGTCCAGCCGTCGGCGCTATGACGCCGCAGGGCCTCGGGATCGGCCAGCAGGATCTCGGCGATACGCCGAGCGTCATCGAGGGCAGCGGCTTCGAACAGATCCAGCGGACGCAGCGGTCGCAGCAGCTCGGCGATGTCGTGGGCGCCGTTGTAGAGCGCGAACATCAACGGCGACAGCCCCCCCGGCAAGGGTTCGGTGCCCTGGCCCTCGTCCCGCGCCAGTGCCGCACGCGCGGCGTCGAGGTCACGGCTTTCAATGGCCAGCATCAGGGGGCGAACGTCGCTCATGGGCAGGGGCTCGGGCAAGGAAGCCGCGGAGGCTACCGGGGATGCCGCAATTCCTCAACGGTGGAGTTGACGCCCCGCCCCGGCGTCACGATAATTCGCCCCCCCGGACGGTTAGCTCAGTGGTAGAGCATCGCCTTCACACGGCGGGGGTCACAAGTTCGAGCCTTGTACCGTCCACCAGCTTTTCGTGACTGTCTCGAAAGATGCTTTCGGGACAGTCACGCAGCCGGTCTCCCCCCAATCTCCGCTGTCCAACTTTTGCAGACGCGCCTGTTCACCTGCGTGCGGCTGCCTCCGTGCCTGCGTGTTGCTCGAAAGACCGTCTTGGCGCGGCGAGCACCCGTGCGCTGGCATGCCGACCGGGGCGGCCACCTGAAACCGGCTTTGTTGTCGCCTCTGCATCCGTCACACTGGGGCATCAAATCCGTTCATTAGGGGCGCCGTTGGCGTCAGGCCCGGAGATTCCCGTGCGCAACAGCAGTGCCTTTGCCATCAGCCTGATCGTGACCCTGCTCGCGCTGGCGCTTGCCGTGCTGGTGGACGGCGGGACGCAGCGCATCGCCGGCCTCCCGGTGCTCCCGGCACTCGCCCTGTTGGCCTTTGCGGTGCAGTGGCTGGTCTTTGTCCCCTCTTTTCTGCGTCAGACCGAGCACTACTACGATCTGGCCGGATCGCTCACCTACGCCATTGTCATCCTGCTGGCGGCGGGCCTGAGCGCACCCGACGCGCGCGGCTGGGTGATCACCGCGCTGGTGCTGATGTGGTGCGGCCGGCTCGGCAGCTTCCTGTTCGCCCGCGTCAAACGCAGCGGCAAGGATGGCCGCTTCGACGACATCAAACCGCACTGGGGCCGCTTCTTGATGGCCTGGACCTTCCAGGGGCTGTGGGTGTTCATGACGCTGCTGGCAGCGCTCATCGTGATCACCGGGCCGGCCGCCGCGGGCTGGGATGTATGGGCCACGCTGGGCCTGGCGGTCTGGGTCGCGGGCTTTGCCATCGAGGTGATCGCCGACCGTCAGAAGGCCGCCTTCCGGGCGAACCCCGCCAATCGGGGGCAGTTCATTCGTCAGGGTCTCTGGGCATGGTCGCGCCACCCGAACTACTTCGGCGAGATCGTGCTCTGGACCGGCATCGCGCTGATGGCAACGCCGGCGATGGCGGGTTGGCAGTGGCTGGGATGGGCATCGCCGCTGTTCGTCTTCTGGTTGCTGAACAAAGTCAGCGGCATTCCGATGCTGGAGCAACGCGCGGACGAGACCTGGGGTGGCGACCCGGACTATGAAGCCTACAAGGCCGCTACCCCGGTGCTGTTTCCGCGTCCGCCGCGGGTCTGATCGATGATCGAATCCATCCTCGCCTGGGCCGGCGAGCATCGCGAGCAGGCGATCTGGCTGGTGCCGCTGCTGGCCTTCATGGAGACCTGCGTCGGCATCGGATTGTTCGTCCCCAGCCTGATGCTGGTCGTCGTGACGTCGGTGTTCTACGCCAACGACTGGGCCAACCTGTGGCTGATGGCGGGCATGGCGCTGGCGGGTTCGTCACTCGGCGACCACGTCGGCTACTACGCCGGTCGCGCTGTCGGCCACCGGGTGCAGGGCTGGCGCATCATCCGCCGCAATCCGACGCGCTGGGAACGGACCGAGGCCATGGTGCGCCGCTTCGGTCCCTGGGCCATTTTCATCGGCCGCTTCCTCCCGGCCATCCGCAGCCTGGTGCCGGCCATGATGGGGGTGACCCAATTCGACCGCACCCGCTACACCCTGCTCGACATCGCCGCCTGCAGCCTGTGGGCCTTGGGGCTGGTCGCCATCGTGCAGGGCGCGCATCAGCTCTTCCTGCCCTAAGCCACTCGCGATGACATGCCTTCCCCTGTCATTGCGAGCCTGCATTGCAGGCGCGGCAATCTCGTCCGGGCGGCAGTGCCTTGATCAGGAGATCGCCACGCCGCTTCGCGGCTCGCGATGACAGGTGGGGGCGGTTCGAGGTGACATGCCTTCCCCTGTCATTGCGAGCCTGCACTGCAGGCGCGGCAATCTCGCCCGGGCGGCAGTGCCTTGACCAGGAGATCGCCGCGCCGCTTCGCGGCTCGCGATGACAGGTGGGGAAGGCTCGCGATGACAGGTGGGGAAGGCTCGCGATGACATGCCTTCCCCTGTCATTGCGAGCCTGCATTGCAGGCGTGGCAATCTCGCCCGGACGGCAGTGCCTTCGATCAGGAGATCGCCGCGCCGCTTCGCGGCTCGCGATGACAGGTGGGGGCGGTTCGAGGTGACATGCCTTCCCCTGTCATTGCGAGCCTGCACTGCAGGCGCGGCAATCTCGCCCGGGGCGGCGGTGCCTTCGATCAGGAGATCGCCGCGCCGCTTCGCGGCTCGCGATGACAGGTGGGGGCGATTCGAGGTGACATGCCTTCCCCTGTCATTGCGAGCCTGCATTGCAGGCGTGGCAATCTCGCCCGGGCGGCGGTGCCTTGATCAGGAGATCGCCGCGCCGCTTCGCGGCTCGCGATGACAGGTGGGGGCGGCTCGCGATGACAGGTGGGAGCAGTTCGAGCTGCCATGCCTTCCCCTGTCATTGCGAGCCTGCATTGCAGGCGCGGCAATCTCGCCCGGGCGGCAGTGCCTTCGATCAGGAGATCGCCGCGCCGCTTCGCGGCTCGCGATGGCAGGTGGGGGAAGCTCGCGATGACACCGCACAGCCCGCATGGCAGGAGCAGCCCGTATGATCGACACTTCCTCTCGCGCTTGCGGCCGTTTCCATGTTCTCGCTCCGATTCCCGTGCCTTGTAGCCCTTTCCGCACTGCTGGTCGGACTGACGGCGGGCTGCAGTGACGACGCTGCCGTTCCGCCGCCGGACGGCATTGCACTGGGTGGGCGGATCAGCGGGCTCAACGATGCCGGGCTGGTGCTGGCGCGTGGGGCCGAACGCCTTGCGATCGCACCTGGCCAGACCAAGTTCAGCGCTACCCCGCTGCCCCCGGGCACGCTCTACCAGATCACCGTGTCACAACAGCCCGAAGGCCAGCGCTGCAGCATCTTCCGGGGCAGCGGGCGAATCCCGGAGACAGCCACCGTCACCGACATCC is from Flagellatimonas centrodinii and encodes:
- the guaB gene encoding IMP dehydrogenase, whose translation is MTSRIAREALTFDDVLLQPAYSEVLPRQVDTSTQLTRHIRLNVPLLSAAMDTVTESGLAIAMAQEGGMGIVHKNLPPEAQAQEVRSVKKHESGVIVDPITVDPTMTIGEVLQLTRANKISGVPVVDGDDLVGIVTARDLRFETRFSEPVSRIMTPKARLITVQEGASREEVLQKLHEHRIEKVLVINGNYKLRGMITVKDIQKSTDHPLACKDERGRLRVGAAVGTGADTDERIARLVEAGVDVVVVDTAHGHSKGVIERVRAIKLEHPELQVIGGNIATGDAALALADAGADAVKVGIGPGSICTTRIVAGVGVPQISAVMAVAEALKARGIPLIADGGIRYSGDFAKAIAAGAYAVMVGSMLAGTEEAPGEVELYQGRSYKSYRGMGSLGAMAQGSKDRYFQDTTAEVEKLVPEGIEGRVPYKGSMAAIVHQMMGGLRACMGYTGCATVDLLRTQASFVKITGAGIRESHVHDVAITKEAPNYRID
- the guaA gene encoding glutamine-hydrolyzing GMP synthase, which translates into the protein MNIHTDKILILDFGSQYTQLIARRVRELGVYCELHPWDMADDDIRAFAPKGVILSGGPESVLDAGSPRAAEAVWALGVPVLGICYGMQTMAVQLGGTVAPGTVKEFGYAEIRAHAHSPLLNQIEDRVNSEGHGLLDVWMSHGDHVDALPEGFVRIASTKDVPLAGMADPARHYYALQFHPEVTHTPQGGRIYSRFVHDICGCGNAWTPDNIIDDAIARVREQVGNRNVLLGLSGGVDSSVVAALLHQAIGDQLTCVFVDHGLLRLDEGDQVMAVFARNLGVKVIRVNAEARFMSALAGVDDPEAKRKIIGRLFVEVFDEEAGKLPDIDFLAQGTIYPDVIESAGAKTGKAHVIKSHHNVGGLPAHMKLKLVEPLRELFKDEVRKIGVELGLPREMVYRHPFPGPGLGVRILGAVTATAAETLRRADAIFIEELRKADWYDKTSQAFAVFLPVKSVGVTGDGRRHEPVIALRAVQTIDFMTAQWAHLPYELLDVCARRIVNEVPGISRVVYDISGKPPATIEWE
- the tadA gene encoding tRNA adenosine(34) deaminase TadA, with the protein product MIDDDSRWMDHALQLAQRAAAEGEVPVGAVLVKDGDILGEGWNRPIGLHDPSAHAEMLALRAAGARIGNYRLPGTTLYVTLEPCVMCAGLITHARVQRLVFGAADPKAGAVHSLYDVIGTPRLNHVVEWTGGVREPECATLLRDFFRARRGR
- a CDS encoding ankyrin repeat domain-containing protein, which translates into the protein MSDVRPLMLAIESRDLDAARAALARDEGQGTEPLPGGLSPLMFALYNGAHDIAELLRPLRPLDLFEAAALDDARRIAEILLADPEALRRHSADGWTPLHLAAFFGRRDAVLVLVGLGAPIDSISDNPMQNTPMHAALAGAAGEQLAPLLMGFGAEVDHVGGSGVNALHLAAARGFSGLCRLLLTRGIDRSAKTEDGKTAADIARERGHVELVSLLDGGIQ
- a CDS encoding DUF1295 domain-containing protein, which translates into the protein MRNSSAFAISLIVTLLALALAVLVDGGTQRIAGLPVLPALALLAFAVQWLVFVPSFLRQTEHYYDLAGSLTYAIVILLAAGLSAPDARGWVITALVLMWCGRLGSFLFARVKRSGKDGRFDDIKPHWGRFLMAWTFQGLWVFMTLLAALIVITGPAAAGWDVWATLGLAVWVAGFAIEVIADRQKAAFRANPANRGQFIRQGLWAWSRHPNYFGEIVLWTGIALMATPAMAGWQWLGWASPLFVFWLLNKVSGIPMLEQRADETWGGDPDYEAYKAATPVLFPRPPRV
- a CDS encoding DedA family protein, whose protein sequence is MIESILAWAGEHREQAIWLVPLLAFMETCVGIGLFVPSLMLVVVTSVFYANDWANLWLMAGMALAGSSLGDHVGYYAGRAVGHRVQGWRIIRRNPTRWERTEAMVRRFGPWAIFIGRFLPAIRSLVPAMMGVTQFDRTRYTLLDIAACSLWALGLVAIVQGAHQLFLP